Proteins co-encoded in one Chaetodon auriga isolate fChaAug3 chromosome 9, fChaAug3.hap1, whole genome shotgun sequence genomic window:
- the LOC143325532 gene encoding atlastin-3-like, producing MRSEPGPVQIVTVCKEDHSFALDTEALARVLLAPEVRDKHVVVLSVAGAFRKGKSFLLDFMLRYMYRKGDENWLGQDDEPLTGFSWRGGSEPETTGIQLWSEVFPVQKSDGTEVAVVLMDTQGAFDNQSTVKDCATIFALSTMTSSIQIYNLSQNIQEDDLQQLQLFTEYGRLAMDEIFLKPFQSLMFLIRDWSFPYEYTYGFKGGNQFLDKRLQVKEAQHEELQTVREHIHSCFTKISCFLLPHPGLKVATNPSFQGQLRDVAPEFREQLQSLVPKLLHPDYLAEKEINGNKVTCRGLLEFFKAYIKIYQGEDLPQPKTMLMATAEANNLAAVATAKDQYYKNMEKVCGGDLPYVSPESLEEKHHFYSRESLHTFSSTKKMGGQEFCDRYQAQLEKELEEMWQSFSKHNESKNLFSAFRTPAVLFVLVCLLYVLSGVLLFVGLSTFALVCDCTLGVVMMSMLTWTFIRYSGRYRSVGGAIDQAAGVVLEQATVALNKSRGTSVRDQKKSS from the exons ATGCGGAGTGAACCAGGACCAGTTCAGATCGTCACCGTGTGTAAGGAGGATCACTCCTTCGCTTTGGACACGGAGGCGTTGGCTCGGGTTCTGCTGGCTCCCGAGGTCCGAGACAAACATGTGGTCGTGCTGTCAGTGGCCGGAGCCTTCAGGAAGGGCAAGAGCTTCCTGCTTGATTTCATGCTCCGGTACATGTACAGGAAG GGTGATGAAAACTGGCTGGGTCAGGATGATGAGCCGCTCACTGGATTTTCTTGGAGAGGGGGCTCAGAGCCAGAGACAACCGGCATCCAGCTGTGGAGCGAAGTTTTCCCCGTCCAGAAGAGTGATGGAACAGAG GTGGCAGTAGTGTTAATGGACACTCAGGGAGCCTTTGATAACCAGTCAACCGTGAAGGACTGTGCCACCATCTTTGCCCTCAGCACCATGACCAGCTCCATACAG ATCTACAATCTGTCGCAGAACATACAAGAGGACGAtctgcagcagctacag ctgtTCACAGAGTATGGTCGTCTCGCCATGGATGAGATCTTTCTGAAGCCCTTTCAG TCTTTGATGTTCCTAATAAGGGACTGGAGTTTCCCTTATGAATATACCTACGGGTTTAAAGGAGGCAATCAATTCCTGGACAAACGTTTACAG GTTAAGGAGGCCCAACACGAGGAGCTGCAAACAGTGAGGGAGCACATCCATTCGTGCTTCACCAAAATTTCCTGCTTCTTGTTACCTCATCCCGGGTTGAAAGTTGCCACCAACCCTAGTTTTCAGGGACAACTTAGAG aCGTGGCCCCAGAgttcagagagcagctgcagagcctgGTTCCTAAACTGCTGCATCCGGATTATCTGGCCGAGAaggaaataaatggaaacaaaGTCACTTGCCGGGGCCTGCTTGAGTTTTTCAAG GCTTACATCAAGATTTACCAGGGAGAAGACTTGCCTCAACCAAAGACGATGCTCATG GCTACAGCAGAGGCCAATAACCTGGCAGCTGTGGCAACAGCCAAAGATCAGTATTACAAGAACATGGAGAAG GTGTGTGGGGGAGACCTACCTTATGTGTCCCCTGAATCTCTGGAGGAAAAACATCACTTTTACTCCCGAGAGTCTCTTCACACTTTCTCCTCGACCAAGAAGATGGGCGGACAAGAGTTCTGTGACCGTTACCAAGCAcagctggagaaggagctggaggagatgtgGCAGTCATTCAGCAAGCACAATGAG TCAAAAAATCTCTTCAGCGCCTTCCGGACGCCCGCGGTGCTGTTTGTCCTGGTGTGCCTCCTCTACGTGCTCTCAGGTGTGCTTCTCTTTGTTGGCCTGTCCACCTTCGCCCTGGTGTGTGACTGCACTCTGGGTGTGGTCATGATGTCCATGCTGACGTGGACCTTCATCCGCTACTCTGGCCGGTACCGGAGTGTAGGAGGCGCCATCGACCAGGCTGCAGGTGTTGTCCTGGAACAG gCCACCGTGGCGTTGAACAAGTCGAGAGGCACAAGCGTCAGGGACCAGAAGAAATCCAGTTAG
- the LOC143326130 gene encoding uncharacterized protein LOC143326130: protein MENSSQALPPSSPCPTTFGGILPLSSSPQQTCSDGHISLPLSPISFPPSPTSLSPATAESIHSSSPLSHCTASQCLKGQNTQCLSPANMSDQDDLTCLSWLHQRGNLLPLQPLPKMALLPHLEPSTATHPLPPAQSKPPYSFSSLIFMAIEDSPDKRLPVKDIYEWIVNNFPYYRTASGGWRNSVRHNLSLSKSFRRIQRDKSQSVGKGSLWCVCPEYRPALLEVLRKTHSYHSTNSNLIQKPTLLEEGEFGVPAVCDAFQISDPLSHTLLLSTPSPQTLTNGNPTFSENPPCPLTPDHEELVTMESVEYQQEEVSEGMEKDPLSDSGYIELHYYHSHQYLVLPGDTELDLETVEILQLDAEAQEAAGSLLDLAGGGY from the exons atggagaataGCTCTCAGGCACTGCCACCCTCGTCACCATGTCCTACCACTTTTGGAGGTatcctgcctctctcctcctcaccacaGCAGACCTGCTCAGATGGCCATATTTCACTCCCACTTTCACCTATTTCATTCCCCCCATCCCCGACCTCACTTTCCCCAGCAACAGCAGAGTCTATCcactcttcctcccctctttcacactgcacagcatctcagtgcctcaaaggacaaaacacacagtgcctCAGCCCGGCAAACATGTCTGACCAGGATGACCTGACATGCCTCAGCTGGCTGCATCAGAGGGGCAACCTGCTCCCACTGCAGCCCCTCCCCAAAATGGCACTACTGCCTCATTTAGAGCCCTCCACAGCTacccatcctcttcctcctgctcagtCCAAGCCACCATACTCATTCAGTAGTCTGATTTTCATGGCAATAGAAGACTCCCCTGACAAGAGGCTTCCAGTGAAGGACATCTACGAGTGGATTGTGAACAATTTCCCCTACTACAGGACAGCCTCTGGAGGCTGGAGGAACTCTGTTAGACACAACCTGTCCCTGAGCAAGAGCTTCCGTCGCATCCAGAGGGACAAGAGCCAG TCGGTTGGGAAGGGAtcgctgtggtgtgtgtgtccagagtaTCGGCCGGCGCTCCTCGAGGTGCTGAGGAAGACCCACAGTTATCACAGCACCAACAGCAATCTGATACAGAAGCCTACACT GTTGGAGGAAGGTGAATTTGGGGTGCCTGCGGTGTGTGACGCTTTTCAGATCTCAG ATCCGCTTTctcacaccctcctcctctccacgcCCTCACCGCAAACCTTGACCAATGGCAACCCAACTTTCTCCGAAAACCCACCGTGCCCTTTGACCCCAGATCACGAGGAGCTTGTCACCATGGAGTCGGTTGAATaccagcaggaggaggtcaGCGAGGGGATGGAGAAGGACCCCCTGTCAGACAGCGGGTACATCGAGTTACACTATTACCACTCTCACCAGTACCTGGTGCTGCCGGGTGACACCGAGTTGGACCTGGAAACTGTGGAGATCCTTCAGCTCGATGCCGAGGCCCAGGAGGCTGCCGGGTCCCTGCTGGACCTGGCGGGTGGAGGATATTAA